AAGCAAAAATGGCCAATGTTTGAACCAAAACTGACAAACTGTGTAAAGTAAAAATGGCCAAAGTTTGACCAATTTGCAGTCAAACTGTAAGTAGGTGCAGAATTGGCCAAAGTTTGACCAAACTACAGTCAAACTATAACTAGGTGCATAATTGGCCAAAATATGAACCAAAGTGCAACTGCACTTGCAAGTGACTCAAACTGCATAACTAGGTGAAAAATTGGCCAAAGTTTGACCAATTTGCAGTCAAACTGTAACTAGGTGCAGAATTggccaaattttgaaccaaagTGCAACTACACTTGCAGAAACAGCAGACCAAAGTGCAGATGCACTAAACCAAACTGCTGTCAAACTGTAAGTTGAATCAAAATTGGCCAAAGTGCAGAATCACTAAACCAAACAGTAGAATCACCAAACCAAATAGCAGAATCACCAAACCAAACAGCAGAATCACCAAACCAAACTGCAGACTGACCAAAACATACCAAACAGAAAGCATGGTCATCAATGTTTGAGTCAACCTATTAAAGTGTACACAATGACCATAATCGAATATGTACACCAATGTGTGACTCAATCAACAACAAAAGTCAAACAACATAGAAGTCAAACAACACAGAAAAAGTCAGACATCACTGAAAAGTCATACATTGACTACTTAACTGGTCCCACATTACTAGAAGGTGTTTTTAGACAAAATATTAGAGTCATACGTAACATTGCCTACTTAAATAAGTCATACATAACAGTGCCACAAACACAAAAGATCACATATAACTTCAGCCTTGATTGGTCTTTCTCTTTCCCTTTTGACTTGACTTGTTGGTTCCCTTTTGAGTAGATTTCTGAGTTGCCTCTTGAGTGGACTGCTGGGTTGCCTCTTGAGTGGACTGCtgtgttgcctttttagttgacTTCTTCTGTCTCTTTGGAGTAGAACCACCTGAGACACAAACTTTAAGCCATGTAATTAACTAAAGAATAAACTTAAACTTAATAACATTTACCTTCAGTTGTTTTCTCCTTCTCAgtgcactttcttttgttgtgaCCTCTAGCCCCACAGATACTACATTTCATTATAACCCCATGCTTTGTGAGTTTCCCAGGCCTTTTTGGATCTTCATGAGGATCCCTCTTCCTATTCTTCTTGCGCCTACCAGGAGCAGATTTGATTGGTGGTGGATCCATTGGCTGATTGATCTTGGTCCAATACCTTTCACTAGGCAATGGAGGTATTGAGAACTCATAA
The sequence above is drawn from the Helianthus annuus cultivar XRQ/B chromosome 12, HanXRQr2.0-SUNRISE, whole genome shotgun sequence genome and encodes:
- the LOC110893419 gene encoding uncharacterized protein LOC110893419, which gives rise to MATRDVIICPKIQEKLEFSNAASYRCEVYPPSYQVFQVRDFDDVSVDLEKRSCTCRKWDLKGYPCKHVCAVIGFLHKNVEDYVDVCYHKDTYMKAYEFSIPPLPSERYWTKINQPMDPPPIKSAPGRRKKNRKRDPHEDPKRPGKLTKHGVIMKCSICGARGHNKRKCTEKEKTTEGGSTPKRQKKSTKKATQQSTQEATQQSTQEATQKSTQKGTNKSSQKGKRKTNQG